One window from the genome of Paramormyrops kingsleyae isolate MSU_618 chromosome 3, PKINGS_0.4, whole genome shotgun sequence encodes:
- the hcar1-3 gene encoding hydroxycarboxylic acid receptor 3, with translation MVGNSSQACPASKALLVNVLPTFLSIEFLLGLPGTMLALWIFCCRMSNSLPNTVFLLNMVMADFLLLTGLPFQIDYFRRCDSWMFGPSFCNITLFMMAVNRSASIAFMMTVAVNRYLKIVHPHHRINNITVCQARLISLVEWVVVVSLRLPLLTNLLSWEENNVTLCQSFGLTDLSVGMKLHYGVHLLEFLLPFLVLLFCSFRIICVLRHRQMDKVKRVRRAMRAVQAIVAIFIFCFMPSFITGVAALILDRKSEDFNLLSTLFRFSITFTYLNSALDPIIYCFSSPSFHNALKMSFNSLGLVQFQLNRRGSTVSED, from the coding sequence ATGGTGGGGAACTCATCCCAGGCGTGCCCAGCATCGAAGGCGTTGCTGGTCAATGTGCTGCCGACGTTCTTGTCCATCGAGTTCCTGCTGGGCTTGCCGGGCACCATGCTGGCACTCTGGATCTTCTGCTGCCGCATGTCAAACTCCCTGCCTAACACAGTGTTCCTGCTGAACATGGTGATGGCCGATTTCCTGCTGCTCACTGGCCTGCCATTCCAGATCGACTACTTCCGCCGCTGCGACAGTTGGATGTTCGGCCCGTCCTTCTGCAACATCACCCTCTTCATGATGGCCGTCAACCGCTCGGCCAGCATCGCGTTCATGATGACCGTAGCAGTCAACCGTTACTTGAAAATTGTTCACCCACACCATCGCATCAACAACATAACAGTGTGCCAGGCACGGCTCATCTCCCTGGTGGAATGGGTAGTGGTGGTGTCCCTACGACTCCCCCTGCTGACCAATTTGCTCTCGTGGGAAGAGAACAATGTCACCCTGTGCCAGAGTTTTGGCCTCACGGATCTGTCCGTGGGTATGAAACTGCACTATGGTGTCCACCTGCTGGAGTTCCTGCTGCCCTTCCTGGTGCTACTTTTCTGCTCCTTCCGCATCATCTGTGTTCTGCGGCACCGGCAGATGGACAAGGTGAAGAGAGTGCGGCGGGCCATGCGGGCAGTGCAGGCCATCGTGGCCATATTCATCTTCTGCTTCATGCCAAGCTTCATCACTGGTGTGGCTGCACTCATCTTGGACCGTAAGTCCGAAGACTTCAACCTGTTGTCCACGCTCTTCAGGTTCTCCATCACGTTCACCTACCTGAACAGTGCCCTGGACCCCATCATCTACTGCTTCAGCAGCCCCTCCTTTCACAACGCCCTCAAGATGTCCTTCAACAGCCTGGGCCTGGTCCAGTTCCAGCTCAACCGGAGGGGAAGCACCGTCAGCGAGGACTGA